In Methylomonas sp. MK1, the following are encoded in one genomic region:
- a CDS encoding pyridoxamine 5'-phosphate oxidase family protein translates to MARAFAKISFTPNVQAVQAEMGSRTAYRTVELGDTETVALSEFEQAFIAERDSFYQATVSQSGWPYVQHRGGPAGFLKILDEQTIGYADFSGNRQYISVGNLRGDDRVSLLLMDYPGRQRLKIWGRARVVNERSEPELLAKLEPTDFRGPVERGIVIRVEAFDWNCPKYITPRYSQREVEALLAQARQLEPVVNTTHVPAALGNGMLPLTISGIRQLTPRIRAYELRHADGESLPPHQVGAHLRVPITLPDGTITSRAYSLTTVLNDPDCYRIAVLRVEDGDGGSLALHDDWQVGTRINVEAPENYFPLHDDDRPALLIAGGIGITPIKAMAETLAARGADFQLHYTGRAPQDMAFVKDLQRQFPERCRFYFSQVQNPTRLDVPGLLGNATADTVIYVCGPTRLIDSVRQTARRLGIADERVQFESFS, encoded by the coding sequence ATGGCCCGTGCGTTTGCCAAGATCAGCTTCACCCCCAACGTCCAAGCGGTACAAGCCGAAATGGGCAGTCGCACGGCCTATCGGACAGTCGAACTGGGCGACACCGAAACGGTGGCGTTGAGCGAGTTCGAACAAGCCTTCATCGCCGAACGCGACAGCTTTTATCAAGCCACCGTGAGCCAATCCGGTTGGCCTTATGTCCAACATCGCGGCGGCCCGGCAGGATTCCTGAAAATATTGGATGAACAAACCATCGGTTACGCCGATTTCAGCGGTAATCGCCAATACATTTCAGTGGGCAATTTACGCGGAGACGATCGGGTGAGCTTACTGCTGATGGACTATCCAGGGCGGCAACGCTTAAAAATCTGGGGCCGGGCACGGGTGGTCAACGAACGTAGCGAGCCGGAATTACTGGCCAAGCTGGAACCGACGGACTTTCGCGGCCCAGTCGAGCGCGGCATCGTGATCCGAGTCGAAGCCTTTGATTGGAATTGTCCCAAGTACATCACACCACGTTACAGCCAACGCGAAGTCGAAGCGCTATTGGCTCAGGCTCGTCAACTAGAACCGGTGGTGAACACAACACACGTGCCCGCCGCGCTGGGAAATGGCATGTTGCCTTTGACCATCAGCGGCATTCGCCAGTTGACGCCGCGCATTCGCGCTTACGAATTACGCCACGCCGATGGTGAATCGCTGCCGCCTCACCAGGTTGGGGCGCATCTGCGTGTGCCAATCACGCTGCCCGACGGCACGATCACCAGCCGGGCCTATTCTCTTACCACTGTACTGAACGATCCGGATTGCTACCGTATCGCGGTGTTGCGAGTGGAAGACGGCGACGGAGGATCTCTTGCATTGCACGACGACTGGCAAGTGGGTACCCGCATCAACGTCGAAGCGCCGGAAAACTATTTTCCATTGCACGATGACGACCGCCCTGCGTTGTTAATTGCCGGGGGTATCGGCATCACACCCATCAAAGCCATGGCCGAAACCTTGGCTGCACGGGGTGCGGATTTTCAACTGCATTACACCGGCCGAGCGCCGCAAGACATGGCTTTTGTTAAAGACTTGCAAAGGCAGTTTCCCGAGCGTTGCCGATTTTATTTCAGCCAAGTGCAAAACCCAACCCGATTGGACGTTCCAGGCTTACTGGGTAATGCAACAGCCGATACCGTCATTTATGTCTGCGGTCCAACCCGCCTGATCGACAGCGTACGCCAAACCGCCCGCAGGCTCGGCATTGCCGACGAACGGGTGCAATTTGAAAGTTTCAGTTAA
- a CDS encoding carboxymuconolactone decarboxylase family protein, which translates to MSRITTVSNETANIEQRALFEAIQGQLGMIPNFLRVFAHSPDALKAFLGLHHIANHGSLDASTRERIALALAQQNQCAYCLSAHTAIGRETGLNGAEIEANRAGTSHDAKAAVAVHFARALVEHKGEVTNTELQAMRDAGFNEADIVEVITHVGMNILTNILGKASRVDIDFPKVELKQAA; encoded by the coding sequence ATGAGCCGTATTACTACTGTCAGCAACGAAACCGCTAATATCGAACAACGTGCCCTGTTTGAAGCCATCCAAGGTCAATTGGGTATGATACCCAATTTTCTGCGTGTATTCGCCCACTCGCCGGACGCGCTAAAAGCCTTCCTCGGCTTGCATCACATCGCCAATCACGGCTCGCTGGATGCCAGTACCCGCGAACGGATCGCATTGGCGCTGGCACAGCAGAACCAATGCGCATACTGCCTATCCGCCCATACCGCCATCGGCCGCGAAACCGGTTTGAATGGCGCGGAAATCGAAGCCAACCGGGCCGGCACCAGCCACGACGCCAAAGCGGCAGTCGCGGTCCATTTCGCCCGCGCCCTGGTCGAGCATAAAGGCGAGGTGACCAATACCGAACTGCAAGCGATGCGCGACGCCGGCTTCAACGAGGCTGACATCGTCGAGGTGATCACCCATGTCGGCATGAATATCCTGACTAATATCTTGGGCAAAGCCAGCCGGGTCGACATTGACTTCCCGAAAGTCGAGTTAAAACAAGCCGCTTAA
- a CDS encoding LysR family transcriptional regulator, with protein MDRLHLMSVYVAVVEAEGFAGGARKLQMSPPAVTRAVAALEERLGVKLLNRTTRYVRMTEAGQKYYEDAKRIIALADEADDAALGVNAEPRGQLTVTASVLFGRLFIMPGIVEYLRRYPVVEVNALFVDRVVNMLEEGVDVAIRIADLPDSSYRALRVGSVRRVLCASPEYLAEHGIPQTPDDLTEHRIILARGLNPHNEMRFQYDGQTQTIKLQPALSVSDNDSAASAAMAGLGITRLLNYQIAAPLQSGKLKIVLGEYESPSVPVHILHREGRHSSAKIRSFVDLMATRLRAELSLN; from the coding sequence ATGGACCGATTACATTTAATGAGCGTCTATGTAGCGGTGGTCGAAGCCGAAGGCTTTGCCGGCGGCGCGCGCAAGTTGCAGATGTCGCCACCCGCCGTGACGCGGGCGGTAGCGGCATTGGAGGAGCGCTTGGGCGTTAAATTATTGAACCGCACCACCCGCTACGTGCGTATGACCGAAGCCGGGCAGAAGTATTACGAAGACGCCAAACGCATCATTGCCCTAGCCGATGAAGCGGACGACGCTGCACTGGGCGTCAACGCCGAACCGCGCGGCCAACTCACGGTGACCGCCTCGGTATTGTTTGGGCGTTTGTTCATCATGCCGGGCATTGTCGAGTATTTACGCCGCTATCCAGTGGTGGAAGTGAATGCGTTGTTTGTCGACAGGGTCGTCAATATGCTGGAAGAAGGTGTGGACGTGGCAATTCGCATCGCCGATTTGCCCGATTCGTCGTACCGAGCACTGCGGGTCGGCTCGGTGCGGCGGGTATTGTGTGCCTCGCCGGAGTATCTGGCCGAACACGGCATACCGCAAACGCCGGATGACTTAACCGAACATCGCATCATTCTGGCACGCGGCCTAAATCCGCACAACGAAATGCGCTTTCAGTACGATGGGCAGACGCAGACGATCAAATTGCAACCGGCATTGAGTGTCAGCGACAACGACTCGGCGGCCAGCGCGGCCATGGCCGGTTTGGGCATCACCCGCTTGCTGAATTATCAAATCGCCGCGCCGTTACAAAGCGGCAAACTAAAAATCGTGCTCGGCGAATACGAAAGCCCATCGGTTCCGGTGCATATCCTGCACCGCGAAGGCCGCCACTCGTCGGCGAAAATTCGTTCGTTCGTCGATCTGATGGCTACCCGTTTAAGGGCCGAATTGTCGCTGAATTAA